Proteins encoded within one genomic window of bacterium:
- a CDS encoding lipoate--protein ligase family protein, with protein MQNYLRVINTCPANGFYNMALDEALFESLKHGGEPTLRFYTFSPPAITIGYLQSLSDIDINKCKAYGIDVVRRPTGGRAVIHNGDLTYSLVIPTTNPIFGGSLLGTYRKISLIFRLGLNTLGIESQLVRISKGHYEHNPLCFSSISRYELQVNGKKILGSAQRRDSEFVLQQGTIPINSVGVIHELPLLSVPVVGLSQIIGRDFKFEEIIEAIKNGIKAMGVKIVEGTLKSKEVELANKLLPKYKKL; from the coding sequence ATGCAAAATTATCTTAGAGTGATAAATACATGTCCAGCAAATGGTTTTTATAATATGGCACTTGATGAGGCATTGTTTGAATCTTTAAAGCACGGAGGAGAACCAACTTTACGGTTTTATACATTCTCACCCCCTGCAATCACAATTGGGTATCTACAGTCTCTTTCAGATATAGATATCAATAAATGCAAAGCTTATGGAATAGATGTTGTTCGAAGACCCACAGGTGGCAGAGCTGTAATACATAATGGGGACCTCACTTACTCACTTGTAATTCCTACCACTAACCCAATATTTGGTGGTAGTCTACTTGGAACTTATAGAAAGATAAGTCTTATATTTAGGCTTGGGCTGAATACTCTCGGCATTGAATCACAACTTGTCCGTATTAGTAAGGGACATTACGAGCATAATCCTCTATGTTTTAGTTCTATATCCCGATATGAACTACAAGTGAATGGCAAAAAGATACTTGGTAGTGCTCAGCGAAGGGATAGCGAGTTTGTCCTTCAGCAAGGGACTATTCCAATAAATTCTGTAGGGGTAATTCATGAATTACCCCTATTAAGTGTACCTGTCGTTGGACTTTCACAAATTATAGGTCGTGATTTTAAATTTGAAGAAATTATAGAAGCTATAAAAAATGGAATTAAAGCAATGGGTGTGAAAATTGTAGAAGGAACTCTTAAATCCAAGGAGGTAGAACTTGCAAATAAGTTATTACCTAAATATAAAAAATTATAA
- a CDS encoding MotA/TolQ/ExbB proton channel family protein, which translates to MVAYWKVGGIYMWPLTGCIIIGAAYIIERFISYWKARIDINEFKSGLMKALKSEGVDKAIIYCKHYLSPVARITEAALTAYKKVGPQKATLEEAIRNAGTTELAFLDRGLNMLAAVSVIAPILGFLGTVSGMIHAFQAIAIAGEVEPTLVASGISEALVTTATGLTIAFPIVIFHVYFTTRGNAFTRTMESTATELVTFLLEEKP; encoded by the coding sequence ATGGTAGCTTATTGGAAAGTAGGCGGAATTTATATGTGGCCACTTACAGGATGTATTATTATAGGAGCTGCTTATATAATTGAGAGATTCATTTCTTACTGGAAGGCAAGAATCGACATTAATGAGTTTAAGAGTGGTTTAATGAAAGCATTAAAGAGCGAAGGGGTGGATAAAGCAATTATTTACTGCAAACATTATCTTTCACCTGTAGCAAGGATTACTGAAGCAGCTCTTACTGCCTATAAGAAAGTAGGACCACAGAAGGCGACTCTTGAGGAGGCAATCAGAAATGCTGGGACTACAGAGCTTGCCTTCCTTGACCGTGGCTTAAATATGCTTGCTGCTGTAAGTGTAATAGCTCCAATTTTAGGTTTTCTTGGCACTGTCTCAGGTATGATTCATGCATTCCAAGCAATAGCAATAGCGGGCGAAGTAGAGCCCACCCTTGTAGCGAGTGGTATCTCAGAGGCTTTGGTTACGACAGCTACTGGGCTCACAATTGCTTTCCCTATTGTCATCTTCCATGTTTATTTTACTACAAGAGGCAATGCATTTACAAGGACGATGGAATCAACTGCAACTGAGCTTGTCACATTTCTATTAGAGGAGAAACCTTGA